A region of the Stieleria neptunia genome:
GAGCAGTATCTCCAATGCGACGAACCTAATTCTGCCAAGCTTTGGCTCACCAAGAGCATTGAAATCGCCAGTCATGACACGACGCTCGACACGTCGCGAGCCATCCATCTCATGCAGATTGCAGACGGGCGGGAGACGTAGCGATCGGAGGGCTATTTTTCAGCGAAAAGGGGACGGGGGTAAATGGCACGGGCATAAGCGTTGGTGTGCAGGCTTTAGCCGCCCATTATCGCTGCGTAGCAGCGACCGGGAATCGCCTAACCCGGATATTGCATCCGCTGAGTGGTTGACTGTGATTTTGGACTGAGTTACGGCGGCGTTGCCTATTATGGCCGATTTTCGCTGCAATTGATTGGCTTTGGGCAGAGGCCCCCCACCCCCAGAGGACAAAATTGTCGCTGGGTGATGAATCGCGATGCGATGGGGGTAGCTAGTCGCTACGACAAAGACGCGTCAGCACCTGATTGAACAGCGGTTCCCAGGGGCAGTGGCTGCAGAGATGAAAGATCACACGACGGCAAGTCACACGCACGCGTGCTGCAATTTTCAATAGACGCAATCGAATTGTGTCCACGCGTAGACGACTATGTTTCGTTCCACTCAGGCCCAGGCGACGCACCCCATCGAGTAGAACGTAAGCAAATGATGAAAGCATCACGCGGAACTGATTGGCAATAAAACGGGTGCAACTGGTGCGATCAGCGAACAGGCAAAGCTGTTGTTCTTTGATCCGATTCTCCATCTCGCCACGCATGCAGTAGTGCTCTCGATAAAACTTCTCCGGGTCAAAGGCGACAGAACACCATGTTCCTGGAGTCTTAACTTGCAACGGTTGCCTTTTGCCGTTGACCATCGGTCGATGGTAGGTCGTGTCGACAATGCCATCACTTGAGAAACGGTTTGTTACGACGAAGCGAGGATTGGGGCCTTTGCCAGTGTACTCTGCTTTGCCGACCACCCAGCGATGGCGGTCCCAAGTCCTGCCGGTGCGATAGCGAAACCATTTGAAGCAGGCTTGTTTCCCACCCCGGTGTGATCGAAGGATTCTTGCCCGTGTCATTTCGCAAGCAATTTCCTTGACTAAAACCTTATTCTTGGGCAAACCAAAGATGTAGTGGACATCGTTTTTGTCGCACCAACGCATCAGGCGTTCGATCGCAAAGCCTCCGTCACCACGAAGGGTAATTTTGACCTGAGGCCATCGTTTGCGGATCCTTGCGACGAGTAATTTTGTGATCCCGCGTGCGTGGTGTGCATCACCGAGATTGGCCGCACGAAGATAAGAGACGAGAAGTTGGTCGCCGCAAAATACGTACAGCGGTTGGAAGCAGTAACTGTCGTAGTAGGCATTGAAAGCCCTTCTTTCTTGCTCGCCGTGTACCTTGTCGTCCGTTGCGTCTAGATCGAGCGTGATTTCACCAGGCGGGGTGTCGAAGCTGTCAAGGAAAATATCAACGAGGATCTTGCTGAGCTCGAAGAGTTCTTTTTTGCCGATTCGATTTTCAAATCGCGAATGCGTCGAGGGACTTGCCAGAGTGGGATCTTCATCGTCGTCCGCCCCGGCATTGATTCGAGGGGTCCGTCCGGCGGCGACTTGAAAGGCGGCATCGTTGCGAAGATGCTGTTGATCGTTTGCATCTTCGTATCCTGCAGCGATCGCAAAGATTCGACTGATGAGGATTTCCGCTTGCGAATGCTTGGTGTGAAACGGATCACGTGGGTCGTCGATGGCTTGGTCAATCCGCTCGATCAAATTGAGCTTTTTGTCGACTTCACGAAGCAGGACGAGGCCTCCGTCGGAGGTGAGCGATCCGCCGTTGAAATCCACCTCAACGGCCTGCCTGCGGAGGCGTTTCAATGCGGGACGTTTTCGATTACGCTTTGTCATTGCCGAAAGCCTTGGTTTCGTGTTCTGTGAAGTGTCGTAACTCCAATAGATACACGAACTAAGGCTTTCGCGCTATAGGGGGAATCGTATCAGCGGATGCAATATCCGGGCTAAAGGCTAGACACCAACGGTCGCTGAATCCCGTTTTACTAATGCCCGTGCCATTCGGGACGTGCCAATCGGGACGTGCCAATCGGGACTGGGGTGTTTTAAGCTCCCGACGGCTCATGCACCGCTCGCCGAGTCAGGCGCGCTACCTTGGTTTGCTCATCATCAAGCGGTAGTTTCCAGATCCCAACAGATCATCGATCCGCGAGCGCATCTCGGGGGTCACCTGGACTTTGAATTTGTCCGCTTTCAGGTGCACCAATTCGCCTTCGGCCAGTTTCATACTGAACAGCAACTCTTGATTGCCGGGGTAGCCGCGAACGATCTCACGCAAACGTGAGATCGTCTGCCCGTCGTGTTTCGCTTCGTCCAGCCGAATTCGCATCCCGTGGGTGTAGCGGTTGTCCAAATCATCGAGCGGGATGAGTTCGTCGATGATTAAATTGGCTTCATCGCCGCCGCCCCGCCGATCGACTTTCCCTTTGGCCAGCACCACCGCGTCCGGAAGGACCTTTTCGCCATGGTCGGCAAAGCCGCGCGGCCACAGGATGCAGCGGATCGCGCCCTGCATGTCTTCCAGGTCAAAGTTGGCGTACTTGGACGGCTGGCCCGGCTTGGGGTTTTTGGTGTGGGCGATTTTGATCGAGCTGATCATGCCGCCCAAAATCACTTCGCCACGGTCCTGGATTTCGGACAGCGAGTCGGTCGTGTGCGTGCGGAACGTGGCGAGTTTCGGCTCATACTCGGCCAGCGGGTGGGAATCCAGGTAGTAGCCCAGGACTTCTTTTTCGTTGCCCAGTTTTTCGCGGTCGGGCCATTCGTCCATCTCCGGCAGGACGACCGCGGGCGCGTCGCCGGATTCTTCCTCTTCCTCAAAGGCACCGAACAAGCTGGCTTGTCCGCTCTTTTTGTCCGCTTGGACGGCGGCACCGGCCTGCATCGCTTTTTCGATCACGGCGACCAGTTGGCTGCGTTTGGCACCGAAACAATCCATCGCGCCGGCTTTGATTAGCGTTTCGATCGCGGACTTGTTGCAAGCGTGGGGGTCGACGCGTTCACAGAAATCAAAGATGTCTTTGAAGGGGCCGTTCTTTTTTCGTTCTTCTTCGATCGAGATCGCGGTCGAGCCGCCACAGGCTTTGATCGCAGACATGGCGAAGTGGATCTTGCCGTCGGCGACGCTAAAGTCCGCCTCGGAGGTGTTGACGCTCGGCGGCACCACTTCGATGCCCATCCGATCGCAATCCTCCATGTGCTCCACGAGCGCGTCCTTGCGTTTGAAGTTGCGCCCATCGATATCGCTGGACAACAACGACGCCATGAACTCCACCGGATAATGCGCCTTCAAGTACGCGGTCTGGAACGCGACCAGGGCGTAGGCGGTACTGTGCGAATTATGGACGACCAATCCGTTGGCCACGAAGTTGTGATCGTTCTCGACCGTCAAGTCGTAAACGTCCACCACGTCCGCAGGCTCAATCGAAACGATATCGTCCCAGTAAAGATCGCTCTGAGCGTGATCGGCGAGGGATTCCGAGTCAAAAAAATCAGCCAGACGCTGGACCGTCGAGCGCTGGAAGCCTCGCTTGGACGATTGCCCCGTACGGCAAAACTCACGGATCGAAACGCCGCTTTGTGACTCCAAGTCGCGCCACGGAATCTGGCGACGAACGCGTTCCTCCGCAACGAGCGAGCGCACCTCGACTGGCACCAAGTCTCCAGTCGTTCTTGCTTCGCCCGCGTCGATACGATCAAGCGCTGACATCACAGCTGCTTGTTTGTCAACGATCTGCGGGCCGACGGTTTGAAGAAACTTGAGCCGCGATTCGTGCCCAATGAGATGAACCGTGTAACCGTTCCTTGGCTTTCCGTCTGCCCGTCCCGCGTAGGCGAATGACTTTTCAGTGACCCGCGAAACAATTCCCAAACGTTGCAAAAGCCTCTGAACGTCTCTGGCCAGACGTAACGACGACGTCGCGTAATAGGATTGTTGCGACGGTTGTTCGACATATCCATCACCTGCCCAAAGTCTTCCCAGAAGCAATGCCGTCTGACGCTGATCGAATTGGAACACCGCTTCTGGGAGGTGTTTTTCGGTGGCTTTCTTTCCTGTCAGCCCGAGAGAACTGGCCCAGGTAAAGGCACCGCTCCGCAGCCCGGTGATGCGTTTTGCGGCAACCGCGGTTCCAACCCCTGAATGATCGAGACTTCCCAGTCGCGTGTCACGACCGGTCGACAGACAAACTTCGATACGCCCGTCGCTGCGGTAATCGCTTCGCGCCGATGTCTCGTCAAATTGTTCCGAATGATAGACAAAGTCGTCGACCTGAGACTGCGAATTCGAATAGAAGTACAGGCAGGTCGGGTGGCAAAGATTTCCTTCTGAGATCAGCCAGCCCAGGGTGATCACTTCGTGATCGGACCACTGGACGGTTTGCATCGGTTCGATCGTTCTGGCGACCGCGATCTTGTCTCCGACGTTCAGATCGTCGATGTTCGCCCAGCCGTCGAAAGTCTTCATCGGGTGGTTGCCCGTGGCTGTGATTTGACGTCCGGTGCGCGTGGTGACGGTGTATGTTTGACGGACGCCATTCCAGACGACATCGGTGACCTTGCGCGGCACCAGTTTTTGACGGTCGTTCAATGCATGGATCGTGAATGCCCGTTTGCTTTGAAAGAGCTCTTCAACGGTTGTCGATTCTCCGCTGACCGCGTCGATCACTTCTGTTTCGCCGACGACGCATTTATTGAATCCGTAACCGGCGAACTTGACGATCAGATTCCAAATGTCTTCGGCGTCTTTCTGGGCGAGCCCGCTTTCGACGGCGCCTTTTAAGAACACCTCCTGGTTCTGGTTGATCAGCGCTTCTTTCTTTTTACTGATCGCCTTGATGCACGTGTACGCTTTGGCCAGCGGGACGCCGCCCAGGCGGTTCAGGATCCGCATCACCTGTTCCTGGTAAACCATGATGCTGTTGGTTTCTTCCAGGATCTCTTTCAAGACCGGGTGTTTGTATTCCGGGCTCTGTCGACCGTGTTTGATGTTCACATAGTCGTCGACCATGCCGCCTTCGAGCGGACCGGGACGATACAGTGCGGCGGTCGCGATAATGTCGTGGAAACAGTCGGGCTTCATCCGCGTCAGCAGGTCGCGAATCCCGCCGGATTCCAGTTGGAACACGCCCTTGGTTTCGCCGCGTTGCAACAGCGCATAGGTCGCTTTGTCGTCGAGCGGGAATTTGAGCGGATCGACGGTTTTGCCCGTCGTCTGCTTGATGAACTTCACCGAACGGCTGAGCATCGTCAGGTTGCGGAGCCCCAGGAAGTCCATCTTCAGCAAGCCGCTGGCTTCGACGTCGTTCATCGACCACTGGGTGATGACGTCTTGCTTGCCGGGGACGCGCGTCAGCGGAACGTATTCGGAGAGCGGTTTGTCGGCGATCACGACCGCGGCGGCGTGCGTGCCGACGTTCCGCGCCAGACCTTCGATCTTCATCGCCAGATCCAACAGCTCGCGGATCTCCGGATCGCCGTCATAGGTCTGCTTCATGTCCGCGCTTTTTTCCAGCGCTTTCTTGATCGTGATCTTCAGCTCATCGGGCACCATCTCGGTGATCTGGTTGACGCGAGAGAGCGGAATCCCCAGCGCCCGCCCGGTGTCCTTGATCGCGGCCCGTGCGGCCAGGGTTCCGAACGTTCCGATCTGGCAGACGTTTTCGCTGCCGTAACGTTCTTTCACGTAGTCAATGACTTCGACGCGGCGTTCTTTTTCGAAGTCGATATCGATATCCGGCGGCTCGGTTCGGCTTTCGTCCAAGAACCGTTCGAACAGCAGGTCATAGCGGAGCGGACACACGTGCGACATGTACAGGGCGTAACACACGATGGCCCCCACGCCGCTACCCCGCGCGGTCGCCGAGATCCCCTTTTTCCGAGCGTGGATGACGAAGTCCCAGACGATCAGGAAGTACGTCGGATAATTCAGTTTTTCGATGACGCCGAGTTCCCGATCCAGCCGCGCCATCACTTCGTCGGACAGCTTGCCGTCGACGATCCGTTCATCGTCGCCTTCGTAGCGTTCCAGCAACCCTTTGATGCACAGCTCGCGCAAGTAGTCGATCGGCTTCATCTCGTTGGGGCATTCGAACTTGGGGAAGTAGTACTTGCCCAATTCGATATCGATGTCGACGCTGTCGGCGATTTCCTGGCTCCGCGCGACGCAATCTTCCATGCCGGGAAAATTTTCGTACATCTGTTCGGGGCTGCGCAGGAAGAACTGGTCGTTCTCCATCTTCATCCGCGACGTGTCCGTTCGGAAACGTCCGGTGTTGATGCACAGCATGATGTCTTGCGCTTCGGCGTCTTCCTGGTTGACGTAGTGGCAATCACTGGTCGTGACCACCGGCAATCCCATCTTGTTGGCGATGTCGACGGCGCCTTCGAGTTGCATCCGTTGGATGTCCAAGCCGTTGTTCATCACTTCGATGAAGTAACGGTCGCCGAACACCTTGTGGAACCAGCCGGCGATCTCCATCGCTTCCTTTTCGTGTTCGCCGGTGTCACTGGATTTCATCACCGTGCGACTGAATTCGCTGCTCACGCACCCGGACAGACAGATGATGCCCTCGTTGAACGTCTGCAGGATTTCTTTGTCGATTCGCGGTTTGAAATAAAATCCTTCCAACGACGCCGCACTGGCCAACTTGATCAGGTTTTTGAAACCGGTGCGGTTCTTGGCCAGCAGCGTCAGGTGATAGCTGGCATCCTTGCTGCGTCCGGCGCCGCCCTTGTCGAACCGACTGCCCGGCGCGATGTAGGCTTCGTAGCCGATGATCGGGTTGATCCCGGCACCTTTGGCCGCGCGATAGAATTCCAACGCCCCGTGCAGATTGCCGTGATCGGTCAACGCCAACGCGTTCATCCCGTGGTCGACGGCGCGGTTGACCAGACGTTTGATGTCACCGGCACCGTCCAGCAAGCTGTAGTGGCTGTGACAATGCAGGTGGACGAAGGGCTTGGCGGGCGTGATGATGGTGTCGCTGCTGACGTTGTCCGACATGCGAAAAGGCTCTTCCGTGGGTAGGCTGGCTGAGGCTCGATCGGCGGTCATTCTAGCAGTCTGCCACCGCTCCGATAATTGGACGGACCGGGGGTAAGAGGGGGCAAAACGATGGGGGCAAAACGATAAAATGCCCGATTGAGACGCCTGTTTCGAGAATGCCCCGGTGGCTCCCATCCCGATCTTTATTCGAGCAAATCATTGTTTTGCCCCCATTGTTTTGCCCCATCACCGCTTCTCGTACCGGACCCGGTAAACCGGGATCTGGTTTTGCCGGCTACGGCGTTCGAAATGCGTGCGGTAGTCCAGGTCGTGGGACGAGGCTGCTTTTTCCTCCGGGATCGGGACGCCGAATTCCGGGGCGATTTCGGCAATCATCTCGATGGTGGCTTCGAAGTAGTCCAGCACGTCGGTCCAAAAATGGAACCGGCCGCCGGGGCGGAGCGCGGCCAAGAAATTTTTGACGCTGCGTTCATTGACGACGCGGCGTTTGCGGTGCCGTTTTTTCCACCAGGGATCGGGAAAATAAACGTGAACGGCTTCGAGTGATTCGGCGGGCACCCGTTGGGAGAGCAACGGCTCGGCGTTGCCCGAAATCATCTTGGCGTTGTCGCGGCCGGCTTTGGCCAGCCGTGCGGCGGAATGTTTGGCGTATTTGTGGATGATTTCGATGCCCAAGAAATTGTGCTCGGGATTGCGGCCGGACTCGTTGGTCAAAAACAGCCCTTTTCCGCTGCCGACTTCGATTTCCAACGGCTGATCGTTTCCGAAAACGGTTTCACTGGCGAGCGTCTCGGGCACTTCGGGGAAGGGCATTTCCGATCCGGTGTCGCTTCCCGAGGCCAATTCGCCTGGGACGGGCTGGCGGAAAACGAACAAATGGTCGGTCAAGTCAAGCGTCGGTTTCGGGGCGCGAATGGGGCTGCGGGGCATCGGAAAAATCGGAACCGGTCGTCGGGGGATGATGTCAATTGGCCGTCAAGAGGTAATCGTAACGACAGCGAAAACGTCTACAATGCCGCCACCGATCCGGTGCCCTCCGCTTCTCCACTTGAACAGCACAAAAAACGACCCATGCCCAAAGACGCTGATTTCGCCGGCCTCCACGTCGCTTCCTTGGAAAGCCGCCGCGCCGACGACATGCGGCGATTGATCGAGCGGCACGGAGGCGTCCCCCACGTGAGCCCGTCGATGCGCGAAGTCCCGATTGAACCGAACCGTGCGGCCATCGATTTTGCCTATCGCGTGATGACCGGCGAAATCAGCACCGTGATTTTCATGACCGGCGTCGGATTTCGCTTCCTGATGCGTTCGATCGAAAAACACGTCAATACCCAGCGATTCCTCGATTCGCTCTCGGACATCACCACCATTTGCCGCGGCCCCAAACCCGTCGCGGCGCTACGCGAAGCAGGGGTCAAAGCGACACACCGCATCGGCGAACCGAATACCTGGCGCGAGATCTTGCGTTACATCGATGAACACAAACTGGCCGTCGCCAATCAAGAGATCGGGTTGCAGGAGTACGGCATCTCCAACGCCTCGCTGGTCGCCGGACTGGAGGCCCGTGGCGCGTCGGTCCGACCGATTCGCGTCTACGGCTGGGACTTTCCCGAACAAACCGATCCGCTGCGCGAAAACATCCAGGCCATCGCCGACGGACAGCGGGACCTGTTGTTGCTGACCAGCGCCCACCAGATCGTCAACATGATGCGGATGGCCGAAACGATGGGCATCACCGATCAATTGCGATCGGGATTGCGAACCACCGCCATCGCATCGATCGGCCCGACGACGTCGCAAATGTTGACCGAATGTGACTTGCACGCCGACCTGGAACCGTCGCATCCCAAGATGGGACACTTGGTCGTCGAATCGGCCCGACGTTCGGCGCAACTGGTTGCCGCCAAGAAACGATTGAAAGAAACCGACGACAAGATTCGTCAATCCATTTCGTTCGTCACGGAGTCACAGGTGACGACCGAGAAACATCCGTCCCACGACAGCCTGTTCTTGAAAGCCTGTCGCGGCGAACCGACCGAACGGACACCGATCTGGTTGATGCGGCAAGCCGGACGCTACATGAGCGAATACCGCGAAGTCCGCGCCAAACAGAGCTTCTTGGAACTGTGTGCCAACCCGGCCCTGTGCAGCGAAGTGATGTGCACCGCCGTGGCCCGACTGGGCGTCGATGCGGCCATCATTTTTTCGGACCTGTTGCCGCTGTTGCAACCGCTCGGGTTTGATCTGGAATTTGTCGCCGGCGACGGGCCGGTGATCCACAATCCGATCCGCAGCAGCGAAGACCTGACACGACTGAAACGCCTGGACGATCCCCAGTCGCTGGGATTTGTCTATGAAACGGTCCGACAAACCCGCGCCGATCTGCCCGCCGAGATCCCCTTGATCGGGTTCGCCGGATCACCGTTCACGTTGGCCAGTTACGCGATCGAAGGCGGCGGAAGCAAGGTTTACACGAACACGAAGAAGTTGATGTACCAGTCGTGTTCCCAATCGGGCGGCGGGGCCTGGGCGGAATTGATGAGCACGTTGTCCGAAGCGATCACGGTTTACTTGAATCATCAAATCGCCGCCGGGGCGCAATGCGTGCAACTGTTCGACAGCTGGGCCGGATGCCTGTCGCCGATCGAGTACACCGAGTTCGTGTTGCCCTGGATGAATCAGATCATTGCGGGAATCGCGCCGGGAGTGCCGGTGATCAATTTCGCCACCGGAAATCCCGAGTTGTTGCCGTTGCTTCGCGGCGACAGCCGGACGGTGGTCGGCGTGGACTGGCGGATCCCGCTGCCGCTGGCCTGGGATCGCATCGGCCGCGACAAGAGTGTGCAAGGGAATCTCGATCCGGCGGTCCTGTTGGCGGATCCCGAGGTGATTCGTGATCGCGCCGCAGACCTATTGGACAGCGTCGCCGGCCGCAACGGACACATCTTCAACCTCGGTCACGGTGTGTTCAAAGAGACGCCGGTCGAAAACGCGATCGCGCTGGTCGAAACCGTCAAAGAACTGAGTGCGAGGTAGGGTGGATTGGCGAGGAGTGGTGAGTGTGGAAACCGCTAATGAACACTGATGAACGCTAATAAGAGAATGAAAAGCTCAGAAAATGCATTGAGTTTTCAACTCGTTCCAGGGCTCCGCCTTGGAACGCACGACCGGTGTGGCTCCCGCCACACGCGATGGCCGGCAGGAGGCGGGAGCCTCCGTCACATGGTGTTCCCAGGCGGAGCCCGGGAACAAGGGAGAAATTGTTCTCTCGAGCACCCTTCCCCGGCAGAGTCCGAGAACGGCTATGCTGGTTTGACTAGGCAGGGCTGATTCGCGGTGGGCATACCTGAGGAGAGTTCTTGATGAACCTGTCAACTCGCGTTGCATTGACGGTGGCCCTGTTTGCATCCTGCACCTTTGCCGGAGGCCCCGAAACGCGGTTGGTGCCGAATCAGCCCGCCGAGGGGCGGTTCGTGAAGACGGCACAGGGATTCATGGTCCCCTATGAGCAGCCCATCCCCGGTTCCAACGTGGTGATCGAGATGCTGCCGGTTCCCGGTGGTACGGTAACGATTCAGCCACCGCCACCGTTTCAGCACTTCGATGACTTCGGAAAACCGGTCGCAAAGGACCAACCGGCGGGAACCGAGCAAACGGTTTCCTTTGGACCGTTCTGGGTCGGCAAGTACGAAATCACGATGGAGCAGTACCTGCCGTATCGACAGCTGTACTACGTGCAGAAGAAGGATGAATCCAAGGGCGTCAATCAAGCGAACTCACCGACGGATATCGACGCCGTGACGGGACCGACGGACATTTATGACCCCCGATACAATTTCGAGTATTCCGATGCGCCGGATTCACCCGTGCCGACGGTCAGTCAATTTGCGGCTCGCCAGTACACCAAGTATCTGAGTCTGCTGACCGGCCAAACCTATCGCCTGCCGCTGCGGAGCGAATGGCAACATGCCTGCCGAGCGGGCAGCGGGACGCGTTACTGTTACGGGGACGACGTCGAACGGCTCGGCGAGTTTGCCGTCTATCTGGAGAACACGTCGGACGATGCGTTGACCCTGCGCGTGGGCACCAAGAAACCGAACGCCTGGGGGCTGCATGATGTTCACGGCAACGTTGCTGAATTGGTGATCGAAGACACGGCGGTCACGGGATTGCGTGAGGGCCACGTCGCCTGCGGCGGAGACCGTGACAGCGCCGCGGAAGACTGCACGGCGGAATCGATGGTTCGGACGACGGTCGAGTGGTGGGACGACGATCCCGAGTTTCCACGCAGCTCGTGGTGGATGACGTCTGAAGAAAGCCGAACGACGGGATTTCGAATCATCGCGCCGCTGGCGCCGATGACGGAGGCGCAGAAGCACGCCTATTGGGATGCCGACAGCGAACAACTTGCCGAGGACGTGCAATCGCGTCTGGAAGACGGACGCGGCAGCTTGGGCCGGATCACGCCGCACACGCCGACCACGCGAACGGTGAAGCAACCGTAACTTCTGCAGGCCCTCGCTCCGCTGTGGAACAACGGAAGTGGGGTAAGCATCCTGCTTGCCACCCCCGCCGGCTCCGCCGGCGCCCCACCTACTCGCTCAACTGCAGCCCGTCCGCCGGCACGGCTTCATCGATCAGCGGAGACACGTCGGTGTCCGGGACGGGAGCTTCGCTCGGCACGAGGCCCTGCTCGGTGATGGTCGCCCCGTCTTGCATCGAGAATCCGACTCCGGTCGCCTGGACTTGCGACGGGTCAAACGACTGCCGCGTCACCGGTGGCGTCATCGTGACGTCGCTCGGATCTTGACGTGGCGTCAGGAACAAGCCTTTCTCGTAGGCGTCGCGCCCGGCACCGGCCGCCCAGGCATCTTCGGCCAGCTGGATTTGGTTGTACGCCAGCAAGGACCCCTTTTCCCAATGCAAGTCTCGGACGGCCAAATTGTAATTGGCAAGTGCCTGATAGAACGCGATTTCACTTTGGACCACTGATCGCTGGGCTTGCAATAAGAAGTTAATGTT
Encoded here:
- a CDS encoding IS1380 family transposase is translated as MTKRNRKRPALKRLRRQAVEVDFNGGSLTSDGGLVLLREVDKKLNLIERIDQAIDDPRDPFHTKHSQAEILISRIFAIAAGYEDANDQQHLRNDAAFQVAAGRTPRINAGADDDEDPTLASPSTHSRFENRIGKKELFELSKILVDIFLDSFDTPPGEITLDLDATDDKVHGEQERRAFNAYYDSYCFQPLYVFCGDQLLVSYLRAANLGDAHHARGITKLLVARIRKRWPQVKITLRGDGGFAIERLMRWCDKNDVHYIFGLPKNKVLVKEIACEMTRARILRSHRGGKQACFKWFRYRTGRTWDRHRWVVGKAEYTGKGPNPRFVVTNRFSSDGIVDTTYHRPMVNGKRQPLQVKTPGTWCSVAFDPEKFYREHYCMRGEMENRIKEQQLCLFADRTSCTRFIANQFRVMLSSFAYVLLDGVRRLGLSGTKHSRLRVDTIRLRLLKIAARVRVTCRRVIFHLCSHCPWEPLFNQVLTRLCRSD
- the dnaE gene encoding DNA polymerase III subunit alpha, encoding MSDNVSSDTIITPAKPFVHLHCHSHYSLLDGAGDIKRLVNRAVDHGMNALALTDHGNLHGALEFYRAAKGAGINPIIGYEAYIAPGSRFDKGGAGRSKDASYHLTLLAKNRTGFKNLIKLASAASLEGFYFKPRIDKEILQTFNEGIICLSGCVSSEFSRTVMKSSDTGEHEKEAMEIAGWFHKVFGDRYFIEVMNNGLDIQRMQLEGAVDIANKMGLPVVTTSDCHYVNQEDAEAQDIMLCINTGRFRTDTSRMKMENDQFFLRSPEQMYENFPGMEDCVARSQEIADSVDIDIELGKYYFPKFECPNEMKPIDYLRELCIKGLLERYEGDDERIVDGKLSDEVMARLDRELGVIEKLNYPTYFLIVWDFVIHARKKGISATARGSGVGAIVCYALYMSHVCPLRYDLLFERFLDESRTEPPDIDIDFEKERRVEVIDYVKERYGSENVCQIGTFGTLAARAAIKDTGRALGIPLSRVNQITEMVPDELKITIKKALEKSADMKQTYDGDPEIRELLDLAMKIEGLARNVGTHAAAVVIADKPLSEYVPLTRVPGKQDVITQWSMNDVEASGLLKMDFLGLRNLTMLSRSVKFIKQTTGKTVDPLKFPLDDKATYALLQRGETKGVFQLESGGIRDLLTRMKPDCFHDIIATAALYRPGPLEGGMVDDYVNIKHGRQSPEYKHPVLKEILEETNSIMVYQEQVMRILNRLGGVPLAKAYTCIKAISKKKEALINQNQEVFLKGAVESGLAQKDAEDIWNLIVKFAGYGFNKCVVGETEVIDAVSGESTTVEELFQSKRAFTIHALNDRQKLVPRKVTDVVWNGVRQTYTVTTRTGRQITATGNHPMKTFDGWANIDDLNVGDKIAVARTIEPMQTVQWSDHEVITLGWLISEGNLCHPTCLYFYSNSQSQVDDFVYHSEQFDETSARSDYRSDGRIEVCLSTGRDTRLGSLDHSGVGTAVAAKRITGLRSGAFTWASSLGLTGKKATEKHLPEAVFQFDQRQTALLLGRLWAGDGYVEQPSQQSYYATSSLRLARDVQRLLQRLGIVSRVTEKSFAYAGRADGKPRNGYTVHLIGHESRLKFLQTVGPQIVDKQAAVMSALDRIDAGEARTTGDLVPVEVRSLVAEERVRRQIPWRDLESQSGVSIREFCRTGQSSKRGFQRSTVQRLADFFDSESLADHAQSDLYWDDIVSIEPADVVDVYDLTVENDHNFVANGLVVHNSHSTAYALVAFQTAYLKAHYPVEFMASLLSSDIDGRNFKRKDALVEHMEDCDRMGIEVVPPSVNTSEADFSVADGKIHFAMSAIKACGGSTAISIEEERKKNGPFKDIFDFCERVDPHACNKSAIETLIKAGAMDCFGAKRSQLVAVIEKAMQAGAAVQADKKSGQASLFGAFEEEEESGDAPAVVLPEMDEWPDREKLGNEKEVLGYYLDSHPLAEYEPKLATFRTHTTDSLSEIQDRGEVILGGMISSIKIAHTKNPKPGQPSKYANFDLEDMQGAIRCILWPRGFADHGEKVLPDAVVLAKGKVDRRGGGDEANLIIDELIPLDDLDNRYTHGMRIRLDEAKHDGQTISRLREIVRGYPGNQELLFSMKLAEGELVHLKADKFKVQVTPEMRSRIDDLLGSGNYRLMMSKPR
- the trmB gene encoding tRNA (guanosine(46)-N7)-methyltransferase TrmB, which produces MPRSPIRAPKPTLDLTDHLFVFRQPVPGELASGSDTGSEMPFPEVPETLASETVFGNDQPLEIEVGSGKGLFLTNESGRNPEHNFLGIEIIHKYAKHSAARLAKAGRDNAKMISGNAEPLLSQRVPAESLEAVHVYFPDPWWKKRHRKRRVVNERSVKNFLAALRPGGRFHFWTDVLDYFEATIEMIAEIAPEFGVPIPEEKAASSHDLDYRTHFERRSRQNQIPVYRVRYEKR
- the hemE gene encoding uroporphyrinogen decarboxylase, with protein sequence MPKDADFAGLHVASLESRRADDMRRLIERHGGVPHVSPSMREVPIEPNRAAIDFAYRVMTGEISTVIFMTGVGFRFLMRSIEKHVNTQRFLDSLSDITTICRGPKPVAALREAGVKATHRIGEPNTWREILRYIDEHKLAVANQEIGLQEYGISNASLVAGLEARGASVRPIRVYGWDFPEQTDPLRENIQAIADGQRDLLLLTSAHQIVNMMRMAETMGITDQLRSGLRTTAIASIGPTTSQMLTECDLHADLEPSHPKMGHLVVESARRSAQLVAAKKRLKETDDKIRQSISFVTESQVTTEKHPSHDSLFLKACRGEPTERTPIWLMRQAGRYMSEYREVRAKQSFLELCANPALCSEVMCTAVARLGVDAAIIFSDLLPLLQPLGFDLEFVAGDGPVIHNPIRSSEDLTRLKRLDDPQSLGFVYETVRQTRADLPAEIPLIGFAGSPFTLASYAIEGGGSKVYTNTKKLMYQSCSQSGGGAWAELMSTLSEAITVYLNHQIAAGAQCVQLFDSWAGCLSPIEYTEFVLPWMNQIIAGIAPGVPVINFATGNPELLPLLRGDSRTVVGVDWRIPLPLAWDRIGRDKSVQGNLDPAVLLADPEVIRDRAADLLDSVAGRNGHIFNLGHGVFKETPVENAIALVETVKELSAR
- a CDS encoding formylglycine-generating enzyme family protein; amino-acid sequence: MNLSTRVALTVALFASCTFAGGPETRLVPNQPAEGRFVKTAQGFMVPYEQPIPGSNVVIEMLPVPGGTVTIQPPPPFQHFDDFGKPVAKDQPAGTEQTVSFGPFWVGKYEITMEQYLPYRQLYYVQKKDESKGVNQANSPTDIDAVTGPTDIYDPRYNFEYSDAPDSPVPTVSQFAARQYTKYLSLLTGQTYRLPLRSEWQHACRAGSGTRYCYGDDVERLGEFAVYLENTSDDALTLRVGTKKPNAWGLHDVHGNVAELVIEDTAVTGLREGHVACGGDRDSAAEDCTAESMVRTTVEWWDDDPEFPRSSWWMTSEESRTTGFRIIAPLAPMTEAQKHAYWDADSEQLAEDVQSRLEDGRGSLGRITPHTPTTRTVKQP